The DNA region ATTTCtcatttgtaaattttcttttcCAGACATGTTCACCCGCAATTTTGCCACCTCTTAATGATATATATCCTGGAAATATCATTGATGATCTTAAAGGTACTTTTCATCTCTCAACCGGTGACCCCATTTTCTATATTAATTGGCCGCTCGTTGTTGGTGAAATTTGAATAGAAGTTGTTCTGATGGACGGTTGTGTGTACAATATGAGAGTAGTCTTCTCCCTTTGATGTCGTCGTTGAAGAAGTACTGGTTTGTTAGTTGAATTATTGTAGTTTCAGATTGCTCTTCTATGCAGCAAACTAAAACAACCAAAAGAAGTTCTTAGTTGTAGACAAACCAAATTATAATTTCAATCTTTTAATTGCTCTGTTCCTTAAGTTGCACTGACATAGTCCTTCTACTCAGAGTAGGGACGATTTGGGTAAGAATTAGAGCCAGTGTATGTTCTCTTATTAGTAAGTTTGCATATGCTTTAGATAATCCACTGCGGTGAGATTGTCGAGTTAACTCTTATCTTCTTTTTTCTAGTTATCTCTAGTGTATACTGTTAGTTCATACATTTTTTACAATATTGTACGAGAAGTATTATTGAGGGTCTTTTAAACCACGTTGATTTAGTGTTTTGTAGTATTTTAATAAGAATTTGTTTGAGCATACATAATGGTACCTAAAATGCGTCGGACAGAGAATTTGTAGATCTGATTAGAACAAATATCTTATTACTTATGCTATATGCAGGCTTGAGGGTTGATACAGAGAGACACATCGCAGAAACATGTGGTGCAAATATAGAAAGGATAAAAAGAGCATACAGCATGAGACCAAAAAACAGAAGTTCTTTGTCTGAGCTTTTAGTCTCATTCCTTGGGAAGGTATTTTCTACATTCACAAATAACTTGAATCGTAGTTTGTCGTGTTTTTAATAGAGATTGGTATGCTCAAGAATTCCACTCCTGAAGAATTTGCCTTACCCTTTCCTCTGGAACGTTTGGTTAGACATTTTTCAATTTGATGATGGTTATTTCATAAATTTGCAGTTTTCTGACATTAGTACGAGGGCTTCAGAGTTTGGAATTTGCACTTATACTGGACAATGGCACGCCATAGAAAGCAATACGAGATGGTTGCCGAAAACTTCTTATTCCCTATTTGTAAATCCATCCCTCTCTCTTTATCTTTTTTAGGACTTGATGATGGCCTTTTTGTTAATGATATTTATTGCTGTAACCACTGCTGATTTTGCCACTGGAATTGGTGCATGGATAGATTGAAGATCCTTTTGAGCAGCCAGAAAACATTGCCAGGGCTGTTAGGACCGGTGAACTGACAAGGATATCAGGAGCATTTGCGATGAGCCACCACAGACTTATCTCAACCAATCACAGTTCATTTTCTAACATGCCTGATCAGAGGTCTCTTCTTGCCACCCTAGTCCGACCACAAACTTTACATCTTATTGTAGGACCACCTGTTAGGAATCCGGTATACAATCCTGAGCACCGCCAACCAACTCAGCCACAATGGTTCAGGGCTGAGAGCTCACGTTGGCGAACACCAACCAGCAATAATGGCGCTCGAAAACCAACTCATCCTCAGGTGAACCAACTGGTGCCCTCACCTTCACCAGTGCAACCTCTTCTGGTGCCCATGCTAGTGCACTCACGCTCACAAGTGCAACCTCCTCGGGCGCACAAGCTAGTGTACTCACCCTCACAAGTGCAACCTCAATTGCAGACGACGGAGCCAAAATGGTCTGACAACAGGTCAACCACGGGGCCAAAACAGTATCGCAACGGGTCAACCACCAAAAAACCTCCTCCGCAAACACACCAAGATCGACCACAGCAAATGTGGAGACCAAGATCTGATACAAGCTGAATGTGTGATGTGAGTTTTTCCATTCAAACATGCGTTGCCTGGCTTTTGGTTGATAAGTAAGAAACATTTCAAGTATGCAAGTTGGATCGTCACGGCTGGTTCGATGCAACCTAGAATTCAAGTGAGAAACAAGTGATCGAGtctttgttcttttgttttatCGACTGAAAGATTACGCTGGTCCGAAGATTCCCTCGGATTGGTTTAGGGTTCATCAGTCACTCTCCTGCACAAATGAAATGTGCATGATATGTGTGTATAAGAGAATATTGATGTTTGGTGTAGAGTATGACTTAAAGAAGCAAACGGGTTGCTTCTGCTCAATTTCTCTACCTACCATTTTCAGGGATGTTTGGACCCGAGAAATTACTTTTCCGCACCTATTTCAGCACacccttatttatttatacGTCTATTGATTTTCGTTAGACATAAACAAATGCGCGTGTGAAAATCACTTCCAGACggacccttttttttctttgctgtCACCCTTTCACT from Malus domestica chromosome 01, GDT2T_hap1 includes:
- the LOC114824446 gene encoding protein HESO1 — encoded protein: MSAQSALDNTLREILHVVQPLPKDWTARSQIIHELREAIESMECLRGATVEPFGSFVSNLFTRWGDLDVSIEFTNGSFVSSNGKKQKQRLLGDVMNALRQKGGWRKYQLIPNARVPILKVESHIQNVSCDISIDNLKCQVKSKLLLWISEMDTRFRDMVLLVKEWAKAHKINNPRAGTFNSYSLTLLVLFHFQTCSPAILPPLNDIYPGNIIDDLKGLRVDTERHIAETCGANIERIKRAYSMRPKNRSSLSELLVSFLGKFSDISTRASEFGICTYTGQWHAIESNTRWLPKTSYSLFIEDPFEQPENIARAVRTGELTRISGAFAMSHHRLISTNHSSFSNMPDQRSLLATLVRPQTLHLIVGPPVRNPVYNPEHRQPTQPQWFRAESSRWRTPTSNNGARKPTHPQVNQLVPSPSPVQPLLVPMLVHSRSQVQPPRAHKLVYSPSQVQPQLQTTEPKWSDNRSTTGPKQYRNGSTTKKPPPQTHQDRPQQMWRPRSDTS